CGTTGCCTGATTACTTGAAGCCCGCCAAGGTAGAAAAAAATGGGGAGATCACGAGTTTCTATAAATTTATTGGGCTGAAGCAATCTCCCACCCTATACATTGAGTTTGATATTGATGCTTCTTCAAACAGAAAGGCATTCCGATTAATTACAAAGGTTCTGTATCAGAGTGAAACTCTTCTCAAGCACAAAAACGAAGGGGTGTCTGAAGACATAGTTTTAGCTTTTGACTATCGTAAGCCTGGCAGTTCTGAAGACAGTGGCACTTTTGCTTCTTCTGCGCTTATCTTAACTGGAGTTGAGCTAGGCCATGTATACACCCCCGATAAGTTAGTAACAAATTCAGGCCCTGTTTTCACCAGTACCTGGATGAGCCTGCCAGAATTAGAAGCCGACGCAAAAAACACTTTAATAGCAATCAACAAATTAAATGATGATATTGGCAAAGATAAAGAAACTCTATGTTTGCTCGAGCTTGAACTTGAGGGATCTTCAGCCAACTGCGAGGCCTTCTATGAACTCGACATATTCTCTGATCAGATTAAAAAGACTTACATAGATAAAGTTAACGCTAAGGCTGCTCACACTGAGAGTAAAAGGCTAAAAGAAATAGCCGAAGCCAAGAATGAGAGTAGTAAGAAAGCAGTAGACGCAAAGTACAAAGAAACAATAGCGACCGAGCGATACACAAGTACATCTAAGCTTATAAACACAACACTGACACACCAAGAAAGAGGTATTGAACTACAAGCACTCAAAAGGTCACTAGTTCAGGCTGGATTCTTTGAAGTTCACATGCAACTCACAGAAACCACCAAAGGGAATGCCTTCTTTGCAAAGGTTGGAAATATTTTGAGTACATCAGAGGACGATTTAAAGAAAGCTCTGAAAGCTAAGTATGATCCCACCACTAAGAAAGCGAATGAAGACGCATTAGCTAAGGAAATGGAGGCCGATCTCGTCGCGCTGTACACATTGCAAGGTCAATTGATAGAGGCAGAAAGGAAGCTCAATAAAGCCCAGATAGACATGCTTGCAGTGACAGACGAAAAATCACGAATTGACGCCCAATTTAACATTGCATCAGCGGAACTAGAAGTCACAGAACTCAAACGCAGAATTGCGTTACTTGAGTAGTTGGTTGACTTAGCAGGCGCGAATTATAGAAAAAGCAGAGTTGGCGGTTTTTGGGTTGAAACTTTGTGCTCAAACCAATAATCCAAGCAATCTTTGAGGGTGACGAAGTCTGTTTCGCCGGTTAGGGCAATTTCAGGGGTTCTGCCCTCTTGTTTCAGCTCAAGCATCCTTTTGTGGATTTGCCTTGCATTCTTAAGGCTGATTATCGGATACTTCCCGATACGGATGCGTTTGTTTTTACCATTGAACCTGCAACGGTATTGAAAGTGATGTTTGCTTTGGGCGATATTTTCGCAATGAGCCCTTCACCGTCACTCAATTCTGCTCGGCCGCTATATTCAGATTGCTTAGCAATCGCCTTTAGTTGCTTATCTGTGATGCTCAATTTGTATGCCTTAAAAATTAGGACACAGCACTTACAGAATTTGGACACATATTTAGACGCAAGTGCAAATGTAAAACGTGCAAAAACTAAAATATTCAAATCAAAATACAGCAACATGACTAGCGCGAATCGACTGATTTACAAGGCTTGATTTGAAGAATTACCAACAAAATAATAATGCTATGAACAATACCGAACAGCCCACATTCTTCTTTTTTGATTATGAAACGTGGGGAACCAGCCCAGCAAAAGACAGACCGTCCCAGTTTGCGGGTGTACGCACCGATATGGACTTCAACATTATCGGTGAGCCTCTTGTTATCTACTGCCAACCACCTTCAGACTATCTTCCATCGCCTGAAGCTGCGCTTATTACTGGTATCACGCCTCAAACAGCGGTTAGTAAAGGGCTACCAGAACCGGAATTTATTGCCAAAATTCATGAGCAGTTGTCTACGCCAAACACCATCAATTTAGGCTACAACAGCATTCGATTTGATGATGAAGTGACACGATACACCTGCTACCGAAATTTCATCGATCCATATGCTTGGAGCTGGCAAAATGGCAACTCTCGTTGGGACTTACTTGATGTTATGCGCGCCTGCCATGCGCTTCGTCCGGAGGGCGTTACCTGGCCGGAGAATGAAGAAGGCTTTACTAGTTTCAAGCTAGAGCACTTATCGGTGGCCAATGGTATTGAGCACGAGAATGCACACGATGCAATGGCCGACGTTATAGCAACGATCGAAATGGCCAAAAAAGTCAAAGCTGCTCAACCTAAGCTGTTTGATTATTTCCTTAGCATGCGCCACAAACGTAAACTCAACGAACTGGTCGATATCGTCAACATGACGCCGCTTATGCACGTATCGGGTATGTTGGGGCGTGAATGCAATTACACCAGTTGGGTGGTGCCAGTCGCTTGGCATCCAACCAATCAGAACGCAGTGATTGTTATCGATCTAGCGAAAGATCCTCAGCCGTTATTGGATTTAGATGTTGAACAGTTGAATCAACGCCTCTACACCAAACACTCTGAGCTTGGCCAAGACGAGCTACCTGTGCCAGTCAAACTTATCCATCTCAACAAGTGCCCTATTTTGGCGCCAGCTAAAACACTAACGGCCGAAAATGCAGCTAACATAGGCATTGATAGAGAACAGTGTTTACAAAACCTTGAACGACTAAGACAACACCCAGAAATTAGAGAAAAACTCAATTCGCTATACAGCATCGAGCGAGAATACGAAAAGAGCGATGATGTCGACACCATGCTTTACGACAGTTTCTTCTCTCCTGCGGCAAAAAAATCAATGGACATCATACGAGAGACTGAACCAAACAACCTTTCTGCCCTTGATATAGCGTTCTGTGATGAAAGAATTGCTCCACTTCTATTTCGCTATCGGGCAAGACATTTCCCGGGGACATTAGACGAGGCGGAACAAAAAAAATGGGCGGAACACTGCCGCGAGTACTTCGAAAGTCGAATTGAAGACTACATGCTGAATTTGGAAAACTTAGTTCACGAACATGAGAGTGACGATAAAAAGATAGCTGTCTTAAAATCGGTTTACCAATACGTTCAAAAACTAGTATCTTAACAACTTATTGCCTGCACCCTATAACATCTAGGCCTCATCACACAATAAAAACACTACGTTGATCGAGGCCAGTGAGCAAACTGAACCCACGGTTCAGGGCTTACACATACGCAAAAGTTGATAAAATTTGGACGACACTACCTATGGCGAAAACCTTGCTTAAATACGTCGTATCTATGGGGCTGATTTTCCTCTGCCTCATGGCAGGCATGAACCTTCAAAACCTTCTAGATATCTCTATTCCGGGAAGCATTATCGGTATGCTTATCCTATTCGCTCTCCTTGCCAGTGGTCTAGTACCTGTTGAGTGGGTACGCCCAAGCGCCACGTTGTTTATTCGCTACATGGTACTTCTGTTTGTACCGATCAGCGTCGGACTCATGGAGCATTTCGATCTGCTTTATAACAATGCCCTGCCCATTCTCGCTAGTGCCGTTGGAGGCACATTGATCGTCATCGTTGTGCTTGGGCTGATGTTGGATAGAATGCTAAAGCGAGGTGACCAATAATGTGGCTAGTGGTAACGATTATCGTTTTCTTATCTGCGCGCTGGCTATGCCAAAAGGTCAGTAGCCCTTTTATGAACCCTCTGTTAATCAGTTTAGCTGTCATGATCCCGTTGCTTACCTATCTTCATGTGCCGTTTGAAACTTATTACGACGACAATAAATGGATTAATTTCCTACTTCAACCTGCTGTGGTTGCCCTCGCTTATCCTCTGTATGAACAACTGCCACAGATACGCGCTAACTGGCGGATCATTATGTTAGCGTGTGGTGTCGGCAGCATCATGTCGATGCTAACAGCCACGGTTATTGCGTCCTACATGCAAACGGATCTCTCTTTGATCGCTAGTCTACTTGGCAAGTCGGTTACGACTCCCATCGCAATGGAAGTGTCGAGCCATCTTGGCGGGGAGCCAGCTATTGCCGCTATTCTGGTTTTGCTGGTTGGCCTGTTTGGCGCCATCTTGGCTTACCCTATCTACAACTGGCTTAACATTACACACCCTATTGCTAAAGGGTTGACGATGGGTACGGTCTCACACGCCTTAGGTACCGCAACTTGTGCCGAAAAAGACGCTCAAGATGCCGCCTTCAGTTCTTTAGCACTGGTAGTTTGTGGTGTGATCACCTCCGTCCTCGCCCCCTCATTCTTTGCGCTGGCTATTTGGCTAGCAACATAACTATTGCGTCGGGTTGCTTATCCTCGCATTCCGACGCACATCACTTTATCGAAGAGTGCAATCGTTATCATGTGTGAGCTCACTCTAATTATGAAACAACAAAATTCATTACATTATTTTATGTGACTAAAATCTCAGAAAAGTTCTCCGTGTTACATAAAATGTAATACCAGTATCAGGGCAAGCCACTCTAAACAGGTAACTCAGGCAAGCCCCAGATACCTATTATTGCTTAAACAAGGATTCAATATGAGAAGCCGCATTGAACAAGCGCTGTCTGAAGCGCCAGCTAAAGTCGCAGAGTTCCTTTCTCCTATTTTGTTAGCGGATGATTTTGACGCGACGCTCTCTTCGGAACAATTTGCAGAGCTATTAACGATTTCCGGCTTGGAAGACGATGAACTGCGTGTCTCACTACTTCCTTTTGCCGCCGCTTACTCTTATGCGCCGATCTCGAAATTCTACGTGGGTGCCATTGTTCGCGGCCTCACCGGACGCCTGTACTTTGGAGCAAACGTTGAGATCTTAGGGGCCCAACTCGGCCAAACAGTTCATGCCGAACAATCCGCCATCAGCCATGCCTGGATGAAAGGCGAACAAGGTATCTCTGACATCACAATCAACTTTAGCCCATGTGGCCACTGCCGACAGTTTATGAACGAGCTGACGACGGCAGACAGCTTGGTAGTCCAACTACCTCAACGTGATGAAAAAACACTAAAAGAATACCTACCTGAATCCTTTGGTCCATCTGATCTTGGCATCAAATCCGGTTTGATGGCGACTATAGATCACGGCAAAAAGTGTCAAGAGTCTGATGAAATGATACTGAAAGCCCTGAGCGCCCTCAATAAGAGCCACGCGCCGTATACACACAACTTAAGTGGCGTGAGCATCAAGCTGAAAAACGGCAAAGTGTATCAAGGTGCCTATGCTGAAAACGCAGCATTTAACCCTAGTCTTCCACCTCTACAAGTGGCACTTATTCAACTCTTACTTGATGGTGAATCTTTTGACGATATTGCAACAACCGCGCTAGTGGAAATGTCTGAAGGTTCTATTAGTCACCTCGCCGACACGCAATCAACTCTGGAAGCCATTAACCCAGATATTCCTGTTGCGTATCTGGCCATCTAAGACAACAAAACGAAAAGGCGCTGAAAAAGCGCCTTTTTTGTAGTCTAATCAAACATCAAAGAAGGGAGTCGGATCGACATTTAGGTTAGACGGAGCAATCGCTCTCTCGATTTTATACTGGCTATTTTTAATATCGACAAAGCTAACGTCAACAAAGCGCTTGTATTTACGCGAATAAAAACACTTCACTTCTGGTTTTAAGGGCTCATCTGGGTTCGATGTCCAAACAATACCTACCCTGCCATCATTGAGCTCGACCAATGCTCCCACAGGATAAACACCGATACAGTTGATGAACTTATAAACCAAGTCCCGATCAAG
This window of the Vibrio neptunius genome carries:
- the cdd gene encoding cytidine deaminase translates to MRSRIEQALSEAPAKVAEFLSPILLADDFDATLSSEQFAELLTISGLEDDELRVSLLPFAAAYSYAPISKFYVGAIVRGLTGRLYFGANVEILGAQLGQTVHAEQSAISHAWMKGEQGISDITINFSPCGHCRQFMNELTTADSLVVQLPQRDEKTLKEYLPESFGPSDLGIKSGLMATIDHGKKCQESDEMILKALSALNKSHAPYTHNLSGVSIKLKNGKVYQGAYAENAAFNPSLPPLQVALIQLLLDGESFDDIATTALVEMSEGSISHLADTQSTLEAINPDIPVAYLAI
- the sbcB gene encoding exodeoxyribonuclease I, with protein sequence MNNTEQPTFFFFDYETWGTSPAKDRPSQFAGVRTDMDFNIIGEPLVIYCQPPSDYLPSPEAALITGITPQTAVSKGLPEPEFIAKIHEQLSTPNTINLGYNSIRFDDEVTRYTCYRNFIDPYAWSWQNGNSRWDLLDVMRACHALRPEGVTWPENEEGFTSFKLEHLSVANGIEHENAHDAMADVIATIEMAKKVKAAQPKLFDYFLSMRHKRKLNELVDIVNMTPLMHVSGMLGRECNYTSWVVPVAWHPTNQNAVIVIDLAKDPQPLLDLDVEQLNQRLYTKHSELGQDELPVPVKLIHLNKCPILAPAKTLTAENAANIGIDREQCLQNLERLRQHPEIREKLNSLYSIEREYEKSDDVDTMLYDSFFSPAAKKSMDIIRETEPNNLSALDIAFCDERIAPLLFRYRARHFPGTLDEAEQKKWAEHCREYFESRIEDYMLNLENLVHEHESDDKKIAVLKSVYQYVQKLVS
- a CDS encoding CidA/LrgA family protein, whose protein sequence is MAKTLLKYVVSMGLIFLCLMAGMNLQNLLDISIPGSIIGMLILFALLASGLVPVEWVRPSATLFIRYMVLLFVPISVGLMEHFDLLYNNALPILASAVGGTLIVIVVLGLMLDRMLKRGDQ
- a CDS encoding CidB/LrgB family autolysis modulator; amino-acid sequence: MWLVVTIIVFLSARWLCQKVSSPFMNPLLISLAVMIPLLTYLHVPFETYYDDNKWINFLLQPAVVALAYPLYEQLPQIRANWRIIMLACGVGSIMSMLTATVIASYMQTDLSLIASLLGKSVTTPIAMEVSSHLGGEPAIAAILVLLVGLFGAILAYPIYNWLNITHPIAKGLTMGTVSHALGTATCAEKDAQDAAFSSLALVVCGVITSVLAPSFFALAIWLAT